The following coding sequences are from one Scomber japonicus isolate fScoJap1 chromosome 3, fScoJap1.pri, whole genome shotgun sequence window:
- the eif4ba gene encoding eukaryotic translation initiation factor 4Ba isoform X1: protein MAASAKKKNKKGKTLTLTDFLAEDSGGTPAPSYPAKSTSWADETDDLDGDVSTSWHTEEDTYRAPPIDRSILPTAPRSAREPNIDRSRLPRSPPYTAFLGNLPYDVTEESIKDFFRGLAISAVRLPREPSNPERLKGFGYAEFDDVDSLLRALSLNEENLGNRRIRVDIADQSNDKERDGLMGGRDRGGRMSDMGPDKTDSDWRARPSADADDGPPKRDDAFGERSRDRYESDRYRDGPRRDNDRYDSGRDRYRDRYDDRDRRDYDRGGFDSRGGGGGRRAFGSGFRRDYDDSRGSSDRYGDRDRYGDRDGGDRYERRDDRAPQQRPKLNLKPRSVPKEDESSGGGGGGGSGGGSGGGGGSGGSGGGSSTAAAPTSGSRASSIFGAAKPVDTAAKEREVEERLKKEEERLQRQLEEDKGRGPDRKMRDRDPSWRNEETHTERSRTASESSQPGSTSGRASRCRDSERSGENEVFSGREDEPSSPGASPRPSSTSSSKEPLKVMPAPPPKENAWAKRSAASTGSSEGDRRPPVSPVSPSGSTPPKLSSSSSADERGSGKDENKADGVRRDRGPPRARGGPAGPGAGRGRGDGPNRDRRKEADRKDNRRDRDSRPPPEPKKYEETPTPKFSSASKYAALLMDGDQGDDAEDVE, encoded by the exons ATGGCGGCGTCAG ctaagaagaagaataagaagggGAAGACCCTCACCCTGACTGACTTCTTGGCAGAGGACAGTGGAGGCACCCCAGCCCCAAGCTACCCAGCCAAGTCCACTAGCTGGGCTGATGAGACTGACGACCTGGATGGAGATG TCTCGACTTCGTGGCACACGGAGGAGGATACGTACCGAGCACCGCCCATTGACCGCTCCATCCTGCCCACAGCACCACGCTCAGcccgtgaacccaatatcgacCGGTCCCGACTGCCCCGTAGCCCACCTTACACGGCGTTCCTGGGCAACCTGCCCTATGATGTCACTGAGGAATCGATCAAAGACTTCTTCCGTGGTTTGGCA ATCAGTGCAGTGCGTCTGCCTCGAGAGCCCAGTAACCCAGAGAGGCTGAAGGGCTTTGGTTATGCTGAATTTGATGATGTTGACTCCCTCCTGAGGGCCTTGAGTCTCAATGAGGAG AACCTGGGCAACCGCAGAATCCGTGTGGATATTGCAGACCAGTCTAATGATAAAG AGAGAGACGGACTTATGGGAGGCCGTGACAGGGGTGGACGAATGTCGGACATGGGTCCTGACAAGACAGACAGTGACTGGAGGGCTCGACCCAGTGCAGATGCTGACGATGGACCTCCCAAAAGAGATGATGCTTTCGGAGAGA GATCTCGAGACCGTTATGAGTCAGATCGTTATAGAGATGGGCCACGGCGGGACAATGATCGTTATGACAGTGGAAGAGATCGCTACCGGGATCGCTATGATGACAGAGACCGCAGAGACTACGATAGAGGAG GTTTTGACTCTCGTGGTGGTGGGGGAGGTCGCCGTGCCTTTGGCAGTGGCTTCCGCCGTGATTACGATGACAGTCGGGGTAGCAGTGACCGTTATGGGGACAGGGATCGTTATGGCGACCGTGATGGTGGTGACCGGTATGAGCGGCGCGACGACAGAG CTCCCCAGCAGAGACCCAAGTTGAACCTGAAGCCCCGTAGTGTGCCCAAGGAGGATGAAAGTAgtggtggcggcggcggcggcggcagtGGCGGCGGCagcggtggtggtggcggtagtggcggtagtggtggtggtagttCCACAGCTGCAGCTCCGACCTCTGGCAGCAGGGCCTCATCCATCTTTGGTGCTGCCAAGCCAGTTGACACAGCAGCCAAGGAGAGGGAGGTAGAGGAGAGgctgaagaaggaggaggagaggctgcaGAGGCAGCTGGAGGAAGACAAGGGTCGAGGACCAGACAGAAAGATGCGAGACAG ggACCCAAGCTGGCGCAATGAGGAAACTCATACTGAGCGATCTCGCACAGCAAGTGAGTCTTCACAGCCAGGAAGCACTTCTGGAAGAG CTTCACGGTGTCGAGACAGCGAGCGCTCTGGGGAGAATGAGGTTTTCAGTGGGAGAGAAGATGAACCCTCATCCCCTGGGGCCTCCCCACGGCCTTCCTCTACCAGCTCCTCCAAGGAGCCGCTGAAGGTTATGCCTGCACCCCCTCCCAAGGAGAATGCCTGGGCCAAGAGAAGTGCGGCCAGCACAGGATCCAGCGAGGGTGATAGGCGACCCCCAGTCTCCCCTGTCTCCCCAAGTGGTTCAACTCCTCCCAAGCTCAG CTCCTCAAGTTCTGCAGATGAAAGAGGATCTGGAAAGG ATGAGAACAAGGCTGACGGTGTGCGTCGGGACCGGGGTCCCCCACGGGCAAGAGGGGGGCCTGCAGGGCCTGGAGCAGGGCGGGGCCGAGGAGATGGTCCCAACAGAGACCGAAGAAAGGAGGCAGACAG AAAGGATAACAGAAGAGACCGAGACTCCAGACCACCACCAGAGCCAAAGAAATACGAAGAAACCCCAACCCCT AAGTTCAGCTCAGCCAGTAAATACGCCGCTTTGCTAATGGATGGAGACCAAGGAGACGATGCTGAGGATGTCgaatag
- the eif4ba gene encoding eukaryotic translation initiation factor 4Ba isoform X3, translating into MAASAKKKNKKGKTLTLTDFLAEDSGGTPAPSYPAKSTSWADETDDLDGDVSTSWHTEEDTYRAPPIDRSILPTAPRSAREPNIDRSRLPRSPPYTAFLGNLPYDVTEESIKDFFRGLAISAVRLPREPSNPERLKGFGYAEFDDVDSLLRALSLNEENLGNRRIRVDIADQSNDKERDGLMGGRDRGGRMSDMGPDKTDSDWRARPSADADDGPPKRDDAFGERSRDRYESDRYRDGPRRDNDRYDSGRDRYRDRYDDRDRRDYDRGGFDSRGGGGGRRAFGSGFRRDYDDSRGSSDRYGDRDRYGDRDGGDRYERRDDRAPQQRPKLNLKPRSVPKEDESSGGGGGGGSGGGSGGGGGSGGSGGGSSTAAAPTSGSRASSIFGAAKPVDTAAKEREVEERLKKEEERLQRQLEEDKGRGPDRKMRDRDPSWRNEETHTERSRTASESSQPGSTSGRASRCRDSERSGENEVFSGREDEPSSPGASPRPSSTSSSKEPLKVMPAPPPKENAWAKRSAASTGSSEGDRRPPVSPVSPSGSTPPKLSSSSSADERGSGKEVQLSQ; encoded by the exons ATGGCGGCGTCAG ctaagaagaagaataagaagggGAAGACCCTCACCCTGACTGACTTCTTGGCAGAGGACAGTGGAGGCACCCCAGCCCCAAGCTACCCAGCCAAGTCCACTAGCTGGGCTGATGAGACTGACGACCTGGATGGAGATG TCTCGACTTCGTGGCACACGGAGGAGGATACGTACCGAGCACCGCCCATTGACCGCTCCATCCTGCCCACAGCACCACGCTCAGcccgtgaacccaatatcgacCGGTCCCGACTGCCCCGTAGCCCACCTTACACGGCGTTCCTGGGCAACCTGCCCTATGATGTCACTGAGGAATCGATCAAAGACTTCTTCCGTGGTTTGGCA ATCAGTGCAGTGCGTCTGCCTCGAGAGCCCAGTAACCCAGAGAGGCTGAAGGGCTTTGGTTATGCTGAATTTGATGATGTTGACTCCCTCCTGAGGGCCTTGAGTCTCAATGAGGAG AACCTGGGCAACCGCAGAATCCGTGTGGATATTGCAGACCAGTCTAATGATAAAG AGAGAGACGGACTTATGGGAGGCCGTGACAGGGGTGGACGAATGTCGGACATGGGTCCTGACAAGACAGACAGTGACTGGAGGGCTCGACCCAGTGCAGATGCTGACGATGGACCTCCCAAAAGAGATGATGCTTTCGGAGAGA GATCTCGAGACCGTTATGAGTCAGATCGTTATAGAGATGGGCCACGGCGGGACAATGATCGTTATGACAGTGGAAGAGATCGCTACCGGGATCGCTATGATGACAGAGACCGCAGAGACTACGATAGAGGAG GTTTTGACTCTCGTGGTGGTGGGGGAGGTCGCCGTGCCTTTGGCAGTGGCTTCCGCCGTGATTACGATGACAGTCGGGGTAGCAGTGACCGTTATGGGGACAGGGATCGTTATGGCGACCGTGATGGTGGTGACCGGTATGAGCGGCGCGACGACAGAG CTCCCCAGCAGAGACCCAAGTTGAACCTGAAGCCCCGTAGTGTGCCCAAGGAGGATGAAAGTAgtggtggcggcggcggcggcggcagtGGCGGCGGCagcggtggtggtggcggtagtggcggtagtggtggtggtagttCCACAGCTGCAGCTCCGACCTCTGGCAGCAGGGCCTCATCCATCTTTGGTGCTGCCAAGCCAGTTGACACAGCAGCCAAGGAGAGGGAGGTAGAGGAGAGgctgaagaaggaggaggagaggctgcaGAGGCAGCTGGAGGAAGACAAGGGTCGAGGACCAGACAGAAAGATGCGAGACAG ggACCCAAGCTGGCGCAATGAGGAAACTCATACTGAGCGATCTCGCACAGCAAGTGAGTCTTCACAGCCAGGAAGCACTTCTGGAAGAG CTTCACGGTGTCGAGACAGCGAGCGCTCTGGGGAGAATGAGGTTTTCAGTGGGAGAGAAGATGAACCCTCATCCCCTGGGGCCTCCCCACGGCCTTCCTCTACCAGCTCCTCCAAGGAGCCGCTGAAGGTTATGCCTGCACCCCCTCCCAAGGAGAATGCCTGGGCCAAGAGAAGTGCGGCCAGCACAGGATCCAGCGAGGGTGATAGGCGACCCCCAGTCTCCCCTGTCTCCCCAAGTGGTTCAACTCCTCCCAAGCTCAG CTCCTCAAGTTCTGCAGATGAAAGAGGATCTGGAAAGG AAGTTCAGCTCAGCCAGTAA
- the eif4ba gene encoding eukaryotic translation initiation factor 4Ba isoform X2, with product MAASAKKKNKKGKTLTLTDFLAEDSGGTPAPSYPAKSTSWADETDDLDGDVSTSWHTEEDTYRAPPIDRSILPTAPRSAREPNIDRSRLPRSPPYTAFLGNLPYDVTEESIKDFFRGLAISAVRLPREPSNPERLKGFGYAEFDDVDSLLRALSLNEENLGNRRIRVDIADQSNDKERDGLMGGRDRGGRMSDMGPDKTDSDWRARPSADADDGPPKRDDAFGERSRDRYESDRYRDGPRRDNDRYDSGRDRYRDRYDDRDRRDYDRGGFDSRGGGGGRRAFGSGFRRDYDDSRGSSDRYGDRDRYGDRDGGDRYERRDDRAPQQRPKLNLKPRSVPKEDESSGGGGGGGSGGGSGGGGGSGGSGGGSSTAAAPTSGSRASSIFGAAKPVDTAAKEREVEERLKKEEERLQRQLEEDKGRGPDRKMRDRDPSWRNEETHTERSRTASESSQPGSTSGRASRCRDSERSGENEVFSGREDEPSSPGASPRPSSTSSSKEPLKVMPAPPPKENAWAKRSAASTGSSEGDRRPPVSPVSPSGSTPPKLSSSSSADERGSGKERITEETETPDHHQSQRNTKKPQPLSSAQPVNTPLC from the exons ATGGCGGCGTCAG ctaagaagaagaataagaagggGAAGACCCTCACCCTGACTGACTTCTTGGCAGAGGACAGTGGAGGCACCCCAGCCCCAAGCTACCCAGCCAAGTCCACTAGCTGGGCTGATGAGACTGACGACCTGGATGGAGATG TCTCGACTTCGTGGCACACGGAGGAGGATACGTACCGAGCACCGCCCATTGACCGCTCCATCCTGCCCACAGCACCACGCTCAGcccgtgaacccaatatcgacCGGTCCCGACTGCCCCGTAGCCCACCTTACACGGCGTTCCTGGGCAACCTGCCCTATGATGTCACTGAGGAATCGATCAAAGACTTCTTCCGTGGTTTGGCA ATCAGTGCAGTGCGTCTGCCTCGAGAGCCCAGTAACCCAGAGAGGCTGAAGGGCTTTGGTTATGCTGAATTTGATGATGTTGACTCCCTCCTGAGGGCCTTGAGTCTCAATGAGGAG AACCTGGGCAACCGCAGAATCCGTGTGGATATTGCAGACCAGTCTAATGATAAAG AGAGAGACGGACTTATGGGAGGCCGTGACAGGGGTGGACGAATGTCGGACATGGGTCCTGACAAGACAGACAGTGACTGGAGGGCTCGACCCAGTGCAGATGCTGACGATGGACCTCCCAAAAGAGATGATGCTTTCGGAGAGA GATCTCGAGACCGTTATGAGTCAGATCGTTATAGAGATGGGCCACGGCGGGACAATGATCGTTATGACAGTGGAAGAGATCGCTACCGGGATCGCTATGATGACAGAGACCGCAGAGACTACGATAGAGGAG GTTTTGACTCTCGTGGTGGTGGGGGAGGTCGCCGTGCCTTTGGCAGTGGCTTCCGCCGTGATTACGATGACAGTCGGGGTAGCAGTGACCGTTATGGGGACAGGGATCGTTATGGCGACCGTGATGGTGGTGACCGGTATGAGCGGCGCGACGACAGAG CTCCCCAGCAGAGACCCAAGTTGAACCTGAAGCCCCGTAGTGTGCCCAAGGAGGATGAAAGTAgtggtggcggcggcggcggcggcagtGGCGGCGGCagcggtggtggtggcggtagtggcggtagtggtggtggtagttCCACAGCTGCAGCTCCGACCTCTGGCAGCAGGGCCTCATCCATCTTTGGTGCTGCCAAGCCAGTTGACACAGCAGCCAAGGAGAGGGAGGTAGAGGAGAGgctgaagaaggaggaggagaggctgcaGAGGCAGCTGGAGGAAGACAAGGGTCGAGGACCAGACAGAAAGATGCGAGACAG ggACCCAAGCTGGCGCAATGAGGAAACTCATACTGAGCGATCTCGCACAGCAAGTGAGTCTTCACAGCCAGGAAGCACTTCTGGAAGAG CTTCACGGTGTCGAGACAGCGAGCGCTCTGGGGAGAATGAGGTTTTCAGTGGGAGAGAAGATGAACCCTCATCCCCTGGGGCCTCCCCACGGCCTTCCTCTACCAGCTCCTCCAAGGAGCCGCTGAAGGTTATGCCTGCACCCCCTCCCAAGGAGAATGCCTGGGCCAAGAGAAGTGCGGCCAGCACAGGATCCAGCGAGGGTGATAGGCGACCCCCAGTCTCCCCTGTCTCCCCAAGTGGTTCAACTCCTCCCAAGCTCAG CTCCTCAAGTTCTGCAGATGAAAGAGGATCTGGAAAGG AAAGGATAACAGAAGAGACCGAGACTCCAGACCACCACCAGAGCCAAAGAAATACGAAGAAACCCCAACCCCT AAGTTCAGCTCAGCCAGTAAATACGCCGCTTTGCTAA